The genomic DNA CGGCAGCGGAAATCCATAGGGTATTCAACCAACCGTCCAAAAATTTGTCTCGATATTCCCATACACCCTTCCAATCCCAACCGTAATCCAGCTGGAAAAACGCGAAGGCGAAGAAGCCGCCGAGAACAACCAACGCAAACAGCCAGCCAGCGAACACCCGGGCCGGAGAAACTTGATCCTTAGTCAAAACAACTACTGGGGATCACTTGCATTGATAAAAATCGACCGGATTTCCACACTCAACTTATCCCCGGAGGTCGAGGGTTTCGCAAAGATGAATGGTGAATGAACCAATAAACCGCCAGACCCAGTAATCCAAACACGAGACCACAGAGTCCCCAAAAGGTCGGCCCGAAGAAAAACAATCCGCCACTTTGGCGTAGCTTAGCGTCCTGACTGATGCCGATGAACAGAGCCACGTGGAGCGCGATGACCACGCAAGTCCATAGAATACCAATCAAAGTGAAAAGACCGACAAGTCCGCCTTGAGACGAGGAAACTGGATTTGGGAATATCGAAAAGTCCATGACCGAAAGCTAGTGCCCACTCCGCGCCTGCTCAATTCGAAAGGAAGCGGATTCGGGAGTGCGCCAGTTTTGGCGGAATCCAAAAAAGGTTTCTCATTCAGTTTGCTTTTCAAAATTTCTCTCATCCATTCCGAGCTCTTATGAAAAGCACGCCAAAAAATATTGGGCGATAGCTCCCAGGAGAACGTTAATTTTTCATGAAGCCAACCGCCTTAGCCCATTTCTTCAGCCGGACGGTCCTGCCGTCGGAGATGCATTCACTTTCACTCCCTGAGTTGGTCGATTCAATTGCAGCCAACCCTGGAATCCTTCATCTCATTGAGACAGTAGGGTCACAAGACGTATACAGCCAATCGGTCATTGATGAATTCACAGGATCGAGTCACATCCCTTCTCTCCACTCCTACCGTCAAATTCGTTCCGGCCTCAGCCTGAGCCTCGGTAAACTCTTAACAGAGATCTCCTCTTTCGTCCGAATCGAGGACAAGGGGATTGCCGATGAATGGATGATGCTCGCGGATCGGGTGATCAACCACCCTGAGTTCGATATCCAGGTACGGAAGCTCGTAGCGGATGGACCCCTTGCGTCGTCCTACCGGAAATTGGCAGCCGACTTTCTGGAGGAGGACCCACACGTGGTTTTTCCAACCTCGCCTTACCGGATCAGTCAGGGGCATGTAGTGTCCGACGAAGAATACACCGCAATCGATGGGGTAATTACCTCTACGGTCACCACCAGCATTCGTGTGGTTGACGATGTGCTCAACCCTGCTGAACCCCTTTTGCGCAACATTTACGCGCCCCACCGGCGCTGTATCGCGCTCGTCGATAGCAACGTGGACCTTCATTTCGACGACACTATCAAGCGCTACTTCAAGCACCACGACATCGACCTGCTTTACAAGGTGCACCGTGCCATGGAGGTCGATAAAGACATTTCCAGCGTCGAGACCATCCTCGGGCAGCTCAAGGCTCTCGGCGCCTCGAGAAATGAGCCAATCCTCATCGTTGGGGGTGGAGTGTTAGCGGATATCGCTGGCTTTGCCTGCGCTTTATATCACCGCAACACC from Verrucomicrobiota bacterium includes the following:
- a CDS encoding sedoheptulose 7-phosphate cyclase — encoded protein: MKPTALAHFFSRTVLPSEMHSLSLPELVDSIAANPGILHLIETVGSQDVYSQSVIDEFTGSSHIPSLHSYRQIRSGLSLSLGKLLTEISSFVRIEDKGIADEWMMLADRVINHPEFDIQVRKLVADGPLASSYRKLAADFLEEDPHVVFPTSPYRISQGHVVSDEEYTAIDGVITSTVTTSIRVVDDVLNPAEPLLRNIYAPHRRCIALVDSNVDLHFDDTIKRYFKHHDIDLLYKVHRAMEVDKDISSVETILGQLKALGASRNEPILIVGGGVLADIAGFACALYHRNTPYVMLNTSVVSGIDAGPSPRTCSDGYGYKNLFGAYHAPIVSITDRTFFRTLRKGWIRHGVAEIIKMGGAKDVGLIDLLEQVGPRLVDTAFGTIDTPKGSEVDVLSKRILGAALKSYVESEYDNLYETHQCRPHAFGHTWSPGFEIASGMLHGHAISVGMGFNAYLSLRHGWISEDDLNRLLRVISLFDLSLWHDILLDTEILWQAQVKMVEKRGGNLCAPLPKGGLGKCGYLNDLSREDMEDAVRSYQRICETFPRNGVGIEPLCTDVGLEDPGTVGTSSRDLDTAGA